The proteins below come from a single Pseudarthrobacter sp. SSS035 genomic window:
- the nrdR gene encoding transcriptional regulator NrdR has protein sequence MYCPFCRNPDSRVVDSRMADDGSAIRRRRQCPECGRRFTTVETTSLSVIKRSGVGEPFSRSKVINGVRKACQGRPVSEDDLALLAQEVEEQIRASGAAEIDAHEVGLIILGPLQKLDQVAYLRFASVYQAFESLEDFETAIALLRHESVEEGTQPAAAPAKSSEKSPL, from the coding sequence ATGTACTGTCCATTTTGCCGCAATCCTGACTCCCGTGTTGTGGACAGCCGCATGGCAGATGACGGCTCGGCCATCCGCCGCCGCCGGCAGTGCCCGGAATGCGGCCGCAGGTTCACCACCGTGGAAACCACCAGCCTTTCGGTGATCAAACGCTCCGGAGTGGGCGAACCCTTCAGCCGCAGCAAGGTCATCAACGGCGTGCGCAAGGCATGCCAGGGCCGGCCGGTCAGCGAAGACGACCTGGCGCTCCTTGCCCAGGAGGTGGAGGAGCAGATCCGTGCCTCAGGCGCGGCCGAGATCGACGCCCATGAAGTCGGCCTGATCATCCTTGGTCCGCTGCAGAAGCTTGACCAGGTGGCCTACCTGCGTTTTGCCAGCGTGTACCAGGCCTTCGAATCCCTTGAGGACTTCGAGACCGCCATTGCCCTGCTCCGCCACGAGTCCGTGGAAGAAGGCACGCAACCCGCGGCGGCGCCCGCGAAGAGCTCCGAAAAGAGCCCCCTGTAA
- the lspA gene encoding signal peptidase II, with the protein MTDHLAADAANPSPSSARPRRALLLSLFAGFAVFAYVLDQLTKLWVTSSMVEGERIPVLPPLLHWYFIRNSGAAFSIGENVTWVFSIIMAGVSIAILFQVRKLGSAWWSLALGLLLGGALGNLTDRLFREPSFGMGHVVDFIQLPNFAIFNIADSAVVSAVVIICILTLKGIALDGSRHVAAARKEAAQPKDTDGV; encoded by the coding sequence ATGACTGACCACCTCGCCGCTGACGCCGCAAACCCTTCTCCTTCATCGGCCCGCCCCCGGCGGGCACTCCTGCTCTCGCTCTTCGCCGGTTTTGCGGTCTTTGCGTACGTCCTGGACCAGCTGACAAAACTCTGGGTGACGTCCTCGATGGTGGAGGGTGAACGCATCCCGGTGCTTCCGCCGCTCCTGCATTGGTACTTCATCCGCAATTCCGGCGCCGCTTTTTCGATCGGGGAGAATGTCACCTGGGTGTTCTCCATCATCATGGCCGGCGTCTCCATCGCCATTCTGTTCCAGGTGCGCAAGCTGGGCTCGGCCTGGTGGTCGCTGGCACTGGGTCTGCTCCTGGGCGGGGCCCTGGGCAACCTGACGGACAGGCTCTTCCGGGAGCCCTCGTTCGGCATGGGGCACGTGGTGGATTTCATCCAGCTGCCCAATTTTGCGATCTTCAACATCGCCGATTCCGCGGTGGTCTCAGCGGTGGTCATCATTTGTATCCTCACTCTTAAGGGGATCGCCCTTGACGGTTCACGCCACGTCGCGGCGGCACGGAAAGAGGCGGCACAGCCGAAGGACACGGACGGTGTCTGA
- the ppgK gene encoding polyphosphate--glucose phosphotransferase: MAKKDEKSHKNAPLIGIDIGGTGIKGGIVDLKKGKLLGERFRVATPQPATPEAVADVVAQVVAELSSRPEAPAADSPVGVTFPGIIQHGVVHSAANVDKTWLQTDIDALLTARLGRPVEVINDADAAGLAEARFGAGQGVDGTVLVITLGTGIGSAFIFDGRLVPNAELGHLEIDGFDAESKASAVARERDGLSWEEYSVLLQRYFSHVEFLFSPELFIVGGGISKRADEYLPHMKLRTPIVPAELKNEAGIVGAAVEIAIKHKLTK, from the coding sequence TTGGCCAAGAAGGACGAGAAGTCGCACAAGAACGCCCCGCTGATCGGCATTGACATCGGCGGTACGGGAATCAAGGGCGGCATTGTCGACCTGAAAAAAGGCAAGCTGCTGGGTGAGCGGTTCCGCGTGGCTACGCCCCAGCCCGCCACCCCTGAGGCCGTAGCCGACGTCGTGGCGCAGGTGGTTGCCGAGCTTTCAAGCCGCCCGGAGGCTCCGGCCGCGGATTCGCCCGTGGGCGTCACCTTCCCCGGCATCATCCAGCATGGCGTGGTCCATTCGGCGGCCAATGTGGACAAGACCTGGCTCCAAACCGACATTGATGCATTGCTGACCGCACGCCTTGGCCGCCCGGTGGAGGTCATTAACGACGCCGACGCCGCCGGGCTGGCGGAGGCCCGGTTTGGTGCGGGTCAGGGGGTGGATGGCACTGTCCTGGTGATCACCCTGGGCACCGGAATCGGCTCAGCATTCATCTTCGATGGCCGCCTGGTCCCCAACGCAGAACTGGGGCACCTGGAGATCGACGGCTTTGACGCCGAAAGCAAAGCCTCAGCCGTGGCCCGCGAAAGGGACGGACTGAGCTGGGAGGAATACAGCGTGCTGCTGCAGCGCTACTTCTCGCACGTCGAGTTCCTGTTCTCGCCCGAGCTGTTCATCGTGGGCGGTGGCATCTCCAAGCGTGCAGACGAATACCTGCCGCACATGAAACTGCGCACCCCGATTGTGCCTGCCGAACTCAAGAATGAGGCCGGGATCGTCGGTGCCGCCGTCGAAATTGCCATTAAGCACAAGCTCACAAAATAG
- a CDS encoding cell division protein SepF, which yields MAGALRKTMIYLGLADGDEHYESEHTTTRKDEDDSMEVDREERRAPAPVRDVSRESSHAPEEEYRAPVTPIKRAASSREEPSGLRQITTIHPRSYNDAKLIGESFRDGIPVIMNVTDMGEADAKRLVDFSAGLVFGLRGSIERVTNKVFLLSPSYIEVIGDDKKVSETQASFFNQS from the coding sequence ATGGCCGGCGCTCTGCGCAAGACAATGATCTATCTTGGGCTCGCCGATGGCGATGAACACTACGAGTCCGAGCACACCACAACACGTAAGGACGAGGACGATTCGATGGAAGTTGACCGCGAGGAACGCCGTGCACCGGCACCCGTCCGCGACGTCAGCCGCGAGTCATCACACGCCCCCGAAGAGGAATACCGCGCACCAGTGACCCCCATCAAGCGTGCGGCCTCAAGCCGCGAAGAACCGTCCGGGCTTCGGCAGATCACCACGATCCACCCGCGGTCCTACAATGACGCCAAGCTCATCGGTGAGAGTTTCCGGGACGGCATCCCCGTCATCATGAACGTCACCGACATGGGCGAAGCGGACGCCAAGCGTCTCGTTGACTTCTCGGCCGGCCTGGTTTTTGGTCTCCGGGGCAGCATCGAACGCGTCACGAACAAGGTTTTCCTGCTGTCACCGTCGTACATTGAGGTCATTGGCGATGACAAGAAGGTCAGCGAGACCCAGGCCAGCTTCTTCAATCAAAGTTAG
- a CDS encoding YggT family protein: protein MGIVFGLVYIALLLFFVALIIRLVFDWVQMFAREWRPRGVALVVAHTVYSITDPPLKGLRRVIPPLRLGGVTLDLGFLVLFIAVSIAMAVTRGFA from the coding sequence ATGGGAATTGTTTTCGGACTTGTCTATATCGCCCTTTTGCTGTTCTTCGTGGCGCTGATCATCCGGCTGGTCTTTGACTGGGTCCAGATGTTTGCCAGGGAATGGCGTCCGCGTGGTGTTGCCCTCGTGGTGGCCCACACGGTGTACTCGATCACCGATCCGCCCCTCAAGGGGCTCCGGAGGGTGATCCCGCCGTTGCGGCTCGGCGGGGTGACCTTGGACCTCGGGTTTCTGGTCCTGTTCATCGCCGTCAGCATCGCGATGGCGGTCACCAGGGGTTTCGCGTAA
- the hisD gene encoding histidinol dehydrogenase, translating to MTISPELPATSPAAAVTFRTVDLRGRGLTLAGLRAAVPRARQHTMADAEQKVVDIIKAVREDGFSALSDLALRFDGVQQVHPRVPAASMARALAELDPAVRSALEESISRARRFADGQRPRDLDVELGDGALVSQNWVPVSRVGLYVPGGLAVYPSSVIMNVVPALAAGVQSIALASPPQKDFGGLPHPTILAAAALLGIDEVYAIGGAQAIAAFAYGVPAHDAGPALEPVDVVTGPGNIFVATAKRLVKGVVGIDSEAGTTEIAILADATAQPALVAADLISQAEHDPQAASVLITDSEDLAAAVRTELDRQAAGTKHSARVCEALSGPQSGVVLVEDLAQGIAACDAYAAEHLEIMTADAPAVAARIRNAGAIFVGDYSPVSLGDYCAGSNHVLPTSGTAAFSSGLNVTTFLRAIQVINYSRAALQEVSGHIVSLSGAEDLPAHGEAVTARFREAN from the coding sequence GTGACCATTTCTCCTGAACTTCCTGCCACCTCGCCTGCCGCCGCCGTCACCTTCCGGACGGTCGACCTTCGAGGCAGGGGCCTGACACTTGCCGGTTTGCGCGCCGCTGTTCCCCGCGCCCGGCAGCACACTATGGCGGATGCGGAACAGAAGGTGGTGGACATCATCAAAGCCGTCCGCGAGGACGGCTTCTCAGCCCTCAGCGACCTGGCACTCCGTTTCGACGGCGTCCAGCAGGTCCACCCCCGCGTCCCGGCAGCGTCGATGGCCCGGGCGCTGGCGGAGCTGGATCCGGCGGTACGCAGCGCGCTGGAAGAATCCATCAGCCGGGCCCGGCGCTTTGCGGACGGGCAGCGGCCGCGGGATCTCGACGTCGAACTCGGCGACGGTGCGCTGGTGAGCCAGAACTGGGTGCCGGTATCAAGGGTCGGCCTGTACGTCCCCGGTGGCCTCGCCGTCTACCCGTCGTCCGTCATCATGAATGTCGTCCCGGCGCTGGCTGCGGGAGTGCAGTCCATCGCCCTGGCATCGCCGCCGCAGAAAGATTTCGGCGGCCTCCCGCACCCCACCATCCTCGCGGCAGCGGCCCTGCTCGGCATCGACGAGGTCTACGCCATCGGCGGGGCCCAGGCCATCGCTGCGTTCGCCTACGGTGTGCCGGCACATGACGCCGGGCCGGCGCTGGAGCCTGTTGATGTAGTCACGGGTCCGGGGAACATTTTTGTGGCTACGGCGAAGCGCCTGGTCAAGGGTGTGGTGGGAATCGATTCCGAGGCGGGGACCACCGAAATCGCCATCCTGGCTGATGCAACGGCGCAACCTGCTCTGGTGGCGGCAGACCTGATCAGCCAGGCCGAGCACGACCCCCAGGCAGCTTCCGTGCTCATCACGGACTCGGAGGACCTGGCCGCGGCAGTCCGCACCGAACTGGACCGGCAGGCGGCCGGCACCAAGCACTCCGCGCGTGTATGCGAGGCGCTGTCCGGCCCGCAGTCGGGAGTTGTCCTGGTGGAGGACCTGGCACAGGGCATCGCCGCCTGCGACGCCTACGCCGCTGAACACCTTGAAATCATGACCGCCGACGCGCCGGCGGTAGCTGCCCGGATCCGGAACGCCGGGGCGATTTTTGTGGGGGACTACAGCCCTGTCAGCCTGGGCGACTACTGCGCCGGCTCCAACCACGTCCTGCCCACCAGCGGGACCGCGGCGTTTTCCTCCGGACTGAACGTCACCACGTTCCTGCGCGCCATCCAGGTCATCAACTACAGCCGGGCCGCGCTGCAGGAAGTCAGCGGCCACATCGTGAGCCTGTCCGGTGCCGAGGACCTGCCGGCGCACGGTGAGGCGGTCACGGCACGCTTCCGCGAGGCCAACTGA
- a CDS encoding flavin reductase family protein, with protein MTDKTPFEGTFKEMFRRHAAGVAIITVNYQGEPYGFTATSVASLSAQPPRFTFNMARSSSSWPAVANATHLGVHMLGLENQALADRFARTKDRFGGDHWEVGPHEVPILKDVAGWLIGKIQMRLSFENNAVVVVEVVAGEVGDDGSPLLYHAGGYGQPVPLDYEI; from the coding sequence ATGACAGACAAAACGCCGTTCGAGGGCACGTTCAAGGAAATGTTCCGGCGGCATGCTGCCGGGGTCGCCATCATCACCGTGAACTACCAGGGCGAGCCCTACGGCTTTACCGCCACGTCCGTGGCGTCGCTGTCCGCACAGCCGCCGCGTTTCACTTTCAACATGGCCCGCAGTTCAAGTTCCTGGCCCGCCGTGGCCAACGCCACCCACCTCGGCGTCCACATGCTGGGCCTGGAAAACCAGGCGCTGGCGGACCGTTTCGCGCGTACCAAGGACAGGTTCGGCGGGGACCACTGGGAAGTTGGCCCGCACGAGGTCCCGATCCTCAAAGACGTCGCCGGCTGGCTGATCGGCAAGATCCAGATGCGGCTCTCCTTCGAGAACAATGCCGTGGTGGTGGTTGAAGTTGTGGCCGGCGAAGTGGGCGACGACGGTTCGCCGCTCCTGTACCACGCCGGCGGCTATGGCCAGCCTGTCCCGCTGGACTACGAGATCTAG
- the dnaE gene encoding DNA polymerase III subunit alpha — protein MTSSNASFVHLHNHTEYSMLDGAARLGELFNETERLGMPALATTDHGYLFGAFDFWKRATDQGIKPIIGVEAYVTPGTARTDKSRVRWGEEHQRKDDISGGGSYTHMTLLSYNNVGMRNLFRASSIGSLDAVFGKWPRLDRELLNTYSEGLIATTGCPSGEVQTRLRLGQYREAMEAASEFRDIFGAENYFCELMDHGLDIERRVTGDLLRLAKDLNLPLVATNDLHYTHEHDAKAHEALLAIQSGSTLLEPSYDNGGSRFAFSGSGYYLKSPQEMRELFRDHPDACDNTLLIAERCDVSFNTGANYMPRFPCPPGEDETSWLVKEVATGLEYRYPGGVPDKVRTQADYELEVITSMGFPGYFLVVADFINWAKKNGIRVGPGRGSGAGSMVAYAMRITDLDPLLHGLIFERFLNPDRVSMPDFDVDFDDRRRSEVIDYVTRKYGDERVAMIVTYGTIKTKQALKDSSRVLGYPFSMGEQLTKALPPAVMAKDIPLADIQNKDSKRYSEAGDFRQLIATDPEAAKVFETALGIEGLKRQWGVHAAGVIMSSDPIIDVIPVMRRIQDGQVITQFDYPTCEGLGLIKMDFLGLRNLTIISDALENIKLNRGLDLDLDSLALDDVASYELLARGDTLGVFQLDGGPMRSLLKLMKPDNFEDISAVLALYRPGPMGANAHTDYALRKNGIQEVIPIHPELKEPLAEILGGTYGLIVYQEQVMAVAQKLAGYSLGQADILRRAMGKKKKSELDKQFAGFSQGMQDNGYSMAAVKTLWDILLPFSDYAFNKAHSAAYGVISYWTAYLKAHFAPEYMAALLTSVGDDKDKSALYLNECRRMGITVLPPDVNESALNFTPVGTDIRFGMGAIRNVGVNAVEAMVAAREKEGAYTSFKDYLMKVPAVVCNKRTIESLIKAGAFDSLNHHRRALAMIHEEAIDSVITLKRNEAIGQFDLFAGFEEAESEASLSIEIPDLPEWEKKDKLSFERDMLGLYVSDHPLQGLEGLLSQHADKSITSIIGEDGPHDGAIITISGMITSLSRRIAKASGNAYARAEIEDLGGSMEVMFFGQVYGPIASVLAEDLIVVVKGRLQRRDDGAIALNCMELSVPDLSEGTNGPVLISMPTHKATEAVVTELGDVLRNHRGNSEVRLHLQGDTRTEVMGLPVHLRVNPSPSLFGDLKVLLGPTCLDN, from the coding sequence GTGACTTCCAGCAATGCCTCGTTCGTCCATCTCCACAACCACACCGAATACTCCATGTTGGATGGCGCAGCCCGCCTGGGTGAGCTCTTCAACGAGACTGAACGCCTCGGGATGCCGGCCCTGGCCACCACCGACCACGGGTACCTTTTCGGGGCTTTCGATTTCTGGAAGCGCGCCACGGACCAGGGGATCAAGCCGATTATCGGCGTCGAAGCCTACGTCACCCCCGGCACCGCACGGACGGACAAAAGTCGTGTCCGCTGGGGCGAGGAACACCAGCGCAAGGACGACATCTCCGGCGGTGGCTCCTACACTCACATGACGCTGCTGAGCTATAACAACGTCGGCATGCGCAACCTCTTCCGGGCCTCGTCCATTGGCTCGCTGGACGCAGTCTTCGGCAAGTGGCCTCGTTTGGACCGTGAGCTCCTGAACACATACTCCGAAGGCCTGATCGCCACTACTGGCTGCCCGTCGGGGGAGGTCCAGACCCGGCTGCGGCTGGGCCAGTACCGCGAGGCCATGGAAGCCGCCTCGGAATTCCGTGACATTTTCGGTGCGGAGAACTATTTCTGCGAACTAATGGACCACGGCCTGGACATCGAACGCCGGGTCACGGGGGACCTACTGCGGCTGGCCAAGGACCTGAACCTGCCGCTGGTGGCCACCAACGACCTGCACTACACGCACGAACACGACGCCAAGGCGCACGAGGCCCTGCTTGCCATCCAGTCGGGTTCCACGCTGCTGGAGCCATCGTACGACAACGGCGGTTCCCGCTTCGCGTTCTCCGGCAGCGGCTACTACCTCAAATCCCCGCAGGAGATGCGGGAGCTGTTCAGGGACCACCCGGATGCTTGCGACAACACCCTGCTGATCGCCGAGCGCTGCGATGTCTCGTTCAACACCGGTGCTAACTACATGCCGCGGTTCCCTTGCCCGCCGGGCGAGGACGAGACATCCTGGCTGGTCAAGGAAGTTGCCACCGGACTGGAATACCGGTACCCGGGCGGTGTCCCGGACAAAGTCCGCACCCAGGCTGACTACGAGCTCGAAGTCATCACCTCCATGGGGTTCCCGGGTTACTTTCTGGTGGTGGCCGACTTCATCAACTGGGCGAAGAAGAACGGCATCCGCGTCGGTCCGGGCCGTGGCTCCGGAGCCGGCTCCATGGTGGCGTACGCCATGCGCATCACGGACCTGGATCCGCTCCTGCACGGCCTGATCTTTGAACGGTTCCTCAACCCGGACCGTGTGTCCATGCCTGACTTCGACGTTGACTTCGATGACCGTCGGCGGTCCGAGGTCATCGACTATGTGACCCGGAAATACGGCGACGAGCGCGTGGCCATGATTGTCACGTACGGCACCATCAAGACCAAGCAGGCGCTGAAGGACTCCTCCCGTGTGCTGGGATACCCGTTCAGCATGGGCGAGCAGCTGACCAAGGCGCTCCCGCCAGCCGTGATGGCCAAGGACATCCCGCTCGCCGACATCCAGAACAAGGACTCAAAGCGCTACAGCGAGGCCGGTGACTTCCGCCAGCTGATCGCAACTGATCCCGAGGCCGCCAAGGTCTTCGAGACGGCTCTCGGCATTGAGGGGCTGAAACGCCAGTGGGGCGTGCACGCCGCCGGCGTCATTATGTCCTCGGACCCGATCATCGATGTCATCCCGGTCATGCGGCGCATCCAGGACGGCCAGGTGATCACGCAGTTCGACTATCCCACCTGCGAGGGCCTGGGCCTGATCAAGATGGACTTCCTCGGCCTGCGGAACCTGACGATCATTTCCGACGCCCTGGAGAACATCAAGCTCAACCGCGGACTGGACCTGGACCTGGACAGCCTGGCCCTTGATGACGTGGCCTCGTATGAACTGCTGGCCCGGGGCGACACCCTGGGCGTGTTCCAGCTTGATGGCGGCCCCATGCGCTCACTGCTGAAGCTGATGAAGCCTGACAACTTCGAAGACATCTCCGCCGTGCTGGCGCTCTATCGTCCCGGTCCGATGGGCGCCAACGCGCACACCGACTATGCGTTGCGCAAAAACGGGATCCAAGAAGTCATTCCGATCCATCCCGAACTCAAGGAACCCCTTGCTGAAATCCTCGGCGGCACGTACGGCCTGATCGTCTATCAGGAGCAGGTGATGGCCGTGGCCCAGAAGCTCGCCGGCTATTCCCTCGGGCAGGCCGACATCCTGCGGCGCGCCATGGGTAAGAAGAAGAAATCCGAGCTGGACAAGCAGTTCGCAGGTTTCTCCCAGGGCATGCAGGACAACGGCTATTCCATGGCCGCCGTCAAGACCCTCTGGGACATCCTGCTGCCGTTCTCCGACTACGCCTTCAACAAGGCCCACTCCGCCGCCTACGGCGTGATCTCCTACTGGACCGCCTACCTGAAGGCGCACTTTGCGCCGGAGTACATGGCTGCCCTGCTGACGTCGGTCGGTGACGACAAGGACAAATCGGCCCTCTACCTCAACGAATGCCGGCGCATGGGAATCACCGTGCTGCCACCGGATGTGAACGAATCCGCGCTGAACTTCACCCCGGTGGGCACCGACATCCGCTTCGGCATGGGCGCCATCCGCAACGTTGGCGTCAACGCCGTCGAAGCCATGGTGGCCGCGCGCGAAAAGGAAGGGGCCTACACGTCCTTCAAGGACTACCTCATGAAGGTTCCCGCGGTGGTCTGCAACAAGCGGACCATTGAATCCCTGATCAAGGCCGGCGCCTTCGATTCCCTCAACCACCACCGGCGCGCGCTGGCGATGATCCATGAAGAGGCCATCGACTCAGTCATCACCCTCAAGCGAAACGAAGCGATCGGCCAGTTCGATCTCTTCGCCGGTTTCGAGGAGGCCGAGTCCGAAGCGTCGCTGAGCATTGAGATCCCCGACCTGCCGGAATGGGAGAAGAAGGACAAGCTCTCGTTTGAGCGCGACATGCTCGGCCTGTATGTTTCTGACCACCCGCTGCAGGGCCTGGAAGGACTCCTCAGCCAGCACGCGGACAAGTCCATCACGTCGATCATCGGCGAAGACGGGCCGCACGACGGCGCCATCATCACCATCTCCGGCATGATCACCTCGCTCAGCCGCAGGATCGCCAAGGCGAGTGGCAACGCCTATGCCCGTGCCGAAATCGAAGACCTCGGCGGCTCCATGGAGGTGATGTTCTTCGGCCAGGTGTACGGCCCCATCGCTTCGGTCCTTGCCGAGGACCTGATTGTGGTGGTCAAGGGCCGCCTGCAGCGGCGGGACGACGGGGCGATCGCTTTGAACTGTATGGAACTGTCCGTTCCGGACCTCAGTGAAGGAACCAACGGCCCCGTGCTCATTTCGATGCCTACCCATAAGGCCACCGAGGCTGTTGTCACCGAACTGGGCGATGTCCTGCGGAACCACCGGGGGAACTCGGAAGTCCGGCTGCACCTGCAGGGGGACACCCGGACGGAAGTCATGGGGCTGCCCGTCCATCTCCGGGTCAACCCCAGTCCGTCATTGTTCGGCGACCTGAAGGTGCTCCTGGGTCCAACCTGCCTGGATAACTAG
- a CDS encoding DivIVA domain-containing protein gives MALTPEDVVNKRFQPTKFREGYDQDEVDDFLDEIVVELRRLNQENDELRKKLAESGSGVPASSAASAPVVEKVPAPVKADKVETPAKAEVEAKAPDAAKKKEAEPVAPVVAVPAAAPTAANGSTVSAESAAGLLAMAQQMHDRHVADGQSQKDKIIAEAQIEASSLVNDAQEKSRKILGALEQQRSVLERKVEQLRGFERDYRSRLKAYIEGQLRDLDARGSVAAPEVEAN, from the coding sequence ATGGCTTTGACGCCAGAAGACGTTGTCAACAAGCGCTTTCAGCCGACCAAGTTCCGCGAAGGGTACGACCAGGATGAAGTTGATGACTTCCTGGACGAGATCGTTGTGGAACTCAGGCGCCTGAACCAGGAGAACGACGAGCTCCGCAAGAAGCTTGCAGAATCAGGTTCCGGCGTGCCGGCCAGCTCGGCTGCGTCCGCCCCGGTGGTCGAGAAGGTTCCCGCACCCGTCAAGGCTGACAAGGTTGAAACCCCGGCGAAGGCCGAGGTCGAGGCGAAAGCTCCCGACGCCGCCAAGAAGAAGGAAGCCGAGCCGGTAGCACCTGTTGTGGCCGTCCCGGCTGCTGCGCCCACCGCAGCCAACGGAAGCACGGTTTCAGCCGAGTCCGCTGCCGGCCTGCTCGCCATGGCGCAGCAGATGCACGACCGTCACGTCGCCGACGGTCAGTCCCAGAAGGACAAGATCATCGCAGAGGCCCAGATCGAGGCCAGCAGCCTGGTCAACGATGCCCAGGAGAAGTCCCGGAAGATCCTCGGTGCCCTCGAGCAGCAGCGCTCCGTCCTGGAACGCAAGGTAGAGCAACTCCGCGGCTTCGAACGCGACTACCGCTCACGCCTGAAGGCCTACATTGAAGGCCAGCTGCGCGACCTTGACGCCCGCGGTTCCGTGGCGGCACCCGAGGTTGAAGCGAACTAG
- a CDS encoding RluA family pseudouridine synthase, with product MSERVVVADEFGGTRADAGLAKLMGISRSMAATLIAEGNVVSRGKKLGKSARLVAGDVLEVTVPERRDPLEVVEEVVEGLKILLDDDEFVVVDKPVGVAAHPSPGWVGPTVVGGLAGAGFRISTSGSPERVGIVHRLDVGTSGVMVVAKTERAYTALKRAFKERTVEKVYHAVVQGLPDPLEGTIDAPIGRHPGHDWRFAVIEDGRPSITHYEVLEAFGKATLVEVHLETGRTHQIRVHFSALRHPCAGDLTYGADPRLAATLGLTRQWLHARQLGFDHPATGERVTVTSEYPQDLAFALEVLESGEA from the coding sequence GTGTCTGAGCGTGTGGTGGTCGCCGACGAATTCGGCGGAACGCGGGCGGACGCAGGGCTCGCCAAGTTGATGGGGATTTCCCGGTCAATGGCCGCGACCCTCATTGCTGAAGGCAACGTGGTGAGCCGCGGCAAGAAACTCGGAAAGTCCGCGCGGTTGGTTGCCGGCGATGTCCTGGAAGTGACGGTGCCTGAACGACGGGACCCGCTCGAAGTGGTGGAGGAAGTTGTGGAAGGCCTGAAAATCCTGCTGGACGACGACGAATTTGTCGTTGTGGACAAGCCGGTGGGCGTTGCCGCGCATCCGTCGCCCGGCTGGGTAGGGCCCACCGTGGTCGGCGGTCTCGCCGGAGCCGGCTTCCGGATCTCGACGTCGGGTTCCCCTGAGCGGGTGGGGATTGTGCACCGGCTCGACGTCGGCACGTCCGGGGTGATGGTGGTGGCCAAAACGGAGCGCGCCTACACGGCCCTGAAGCGGGCCTTCAAGGAGCGCACCGTGGAGAAGGTGTACCATGCGGTGGTCCAGGGGCTCCCGGATCCGCTGGAGGGCACCATCGACGCACCAATCGGTCGCCACCCCGGACACGACTGGCGCTTTGCCGTGATCGAAGACGGCCGGCCGTCGATCACGCACTATGAGGTGCTGGAGGCTTTTGGCAAGGCCACGCTGGTGGAGGTGCACCTTGAGACCGGGCGCACACACCAGATCCGTGTCCACTTTTCAGCGTTGCGGCACCCATGCGCCGGAGATCTTACCTACGGGGCGGATCCTCGGCTCGCCGCCACCCTGGGCCTGACCCGGCAATGGCTCCATGCCCGGCAGCTCGGCTTCGACCACCCGGCAACGGGGGAGCGCGTGACCGTTACCAGCGAATACCCGCAGGACCTGGCCTTTGCCCTCGAGGTCCTGGAGTCCGGGGAGGCCTAG